In Chloroflexaceae bacterium, the DNA window GATCTCGGCCATTCCACACCCCAACCCCTTTGTCAAGCGCGAGCGGATCGTGTTGCAGGGCGATGTGCCAAGCCCGATCAATCCGCCGAGCGGCTGCCGCTTCCACCCGCGCTGCTGGATCGCCAAGAGCATCTGCAAAGAGCAAGAACCGGCATTTGAAGAGAAGCGCAAAGGGCATTGGGTGGCCTGCCATTTTGCCGGCCAATTTTAAGGGGCTGCACAAAACGGAGCCAGTATGATTCGCATGTTGCATCTCGCCGATCTGCATCTTGGGATCGAAAACTACGGCGCGCTCGATCCGCGCCGTGGTCTCCATTC includes these proteins:
- a CDS encoding ABC transporter ATP-binding protein — its product is HISDRVGVMYLGKLVELTTSTELFREPLHPYTKALISAIPHPNPFVKRERIVLQGDVPSPINPPSGCRFHPRCWIAKSICKEQEPAFEEKRKGHWVACHFAGQF